Below is a genomic region from Chloroflexota bacterium.
GTTTTTAGCCTGTTCCAGATTCAATTCAGCCTTCCGAATGTCGTCCGGGCTTGGGCTAGCCTTGAGTTCGGCCAGATTCGCCTCTGCATTCTGCAAGTTGGCCTGGGCGCTGGCTACAGACTGTTCAGCCGCCTTGAGATCGGCCGCCGTAGGGCTGGCCACCAGGGCGTTATATTTAGCCATAGCACTATCATAAGCCGCTTGCGCCGCAGCGATGGCCTCCGGGGCCTTGGTCTGTTCCAGCTTGATCTGGCTGATGCGTAAGGCAGCCTTGGCCTGAGCCAGATTTATCTCCAGCTGGGTCGTATCCAAAGCAGCCAGGGGCTGGCCAGCCTTGACCTCATCGCCCATCTTCGCCTTCAATTCCTTGAGCCGGCTGGCACTGGTGAAGGTGAGCTTGGCCTGCTTATCAGCCACTACGGAGCCGGTAGCGCTGACTGTGCTGATCAGCGAGCCCTTCCGTACAGGCACAGTTATCACCTGACCTGTAACTGCGGTTGGAGCCGCCATTCTCTGATAGCCAAGGTAGCCCGCCAGGCCCACCAAGGCAATTATCACCAGGGCGACAAACCAACGGCGTCGGACCCACTCTGGTCGAAGCCGTAGGGCAGTCGATTTTGGAGCCTCCATCTTCATCGCTTTTACTCATCCTCCTTACACTATCCCGGAGCTCTCTGTAAAGAACACCTGGAATACTATTATAGGCCTAGATGCTAAAAGTCTATAGGCTAATTATTAAATAATGATTAAATGTGCGACAGTTTCCAGGAGATTCTCCAGGATTGAGGACATGGCTGGCGGTGGCATGGATCAGTGGAAGGACAGGAAGATGCTCAAGGAGAGCATAGCGAGAACGGCCAAGGAGATGGCCAAGTAAGGCCTATCTCTCTCCATCCAGAAGGTTATGGCGGCGATGATGATATAGGAGATGGGTGTCATAAAGAGTAGGAGGGTGCCTAGACTCATCAGGGCTAGCGGCTCAAGGAGCAAGGACTGTTCCAGGATTTGCTCCACGGGGATCACGCTGACCCCCTCTAAGGGAATGCCAAACTCTCCCCCCTGTAGATCGCGCACAGTGAGCATAGTGAGCCCCAGAAGCATCAGCAGCAGACTGGAGAAGACACCAATAATGAGGGTAGCGCGCACCCAGAGATACAATTGCCTATCCTTCGGGTTCTCGGGCACAGTGTCCAAAAAAGATACCTCCGTTAAAAGCCCAGATTCAGGTTGAAACCCTTGAGCAGCATTTGCAGGCCGATGAAGAGAGGCACTAACATAAATATGCGTCTCAGAGTGACATTTCTGGCCTTCTGGGCCAGGCGAGAACCGGCCTGGGCACCCAGGAAGACGCCGACGACGACGGGAGCAATGATGAAGGGGTGGATGTGACCTCGGCTATAATAAATGAAGGCGCTGGCTACAGCTGTAACCCCTATAGTGAAGTTACTCGTGGCCGTGGCCGCCTTCAAGGGGATACCCATAAGCAGGTTCATCGTTGGCACCTTAATGATGCCTCCCCCTATCCCCAGCAGCCCGGAGAGATTGCCAGCCAACACGCTGGCTAACAGTCCCAGAGGAACAGATTTCGCCTGGTAGCGGATAACCTGTTCGGTAGCCCTGTCGTAATACGAGGCGGAAAGGGCCGTACCCAAGAAACCAATCTCTTCCACACCGGCAGGAGGTCCCTCCTCAGCCAGGCTCTCTTCGCTTACGGCACTACGTATCCCCATAGCATAAGCCACATAGACCTGGACAAGCCCAAAGAGCACGCTGAGAATATGGGCATCGACCAGAACGGCCGTGAGTCCACCAATGATGGCCCCCGTGGTGGTGGCTATTTCCAACAATATCCCCAGCCTGATATTCACCAGGCGGGCCTTGACATACACATTGGCCGCCGAGCTGGAGGTAGCGATGACGGCGACGATGCTGGTACCAATCGCAGTGTGGATAGGGATATGAAGGAGCAAAGTGAGGATGGGGACGACGAAAACGCCTCCTCCTAATCCTAAGGCCGAACCAAAAAGACCGGCCGCAAAGCCTACGGCAATCAAAAGTAGCGAAAGAGTATAGTCCAAAGGATTAATCCTTCTTCAGTAGCAACTTGCCCGTATCTGAAACGTCATACCCGCCCAGCTGCGCTACCCTTTCCTGAAAT
It encodes:
- a CDS encoding DUF1634 domain-containing protein — encoded protein: MPENPKDRQLYLWVRATLIIGVFSSLLLMLLGLTMLTVRDLQGGEFGIPLEGVSVIPVEQILEQSLLLEPLALMSLGTLLLFMTPISYIIIAAITFWMERDRPYLAISLAVLAMLSLSIFLSFH
- a CDS encoding sulfite exporter TauE/SafE family protein, coding for MDYTLSLLLIAVGFAAGLFGSALGLGGGVFVVPILTLLLHIPIHTAIGTSIVAVIATSSSAANVYVKARLVNIRLGILLEIATTTGAIIGGLTAVLVDAHILSVLFGLVQVYVAYAMGIRSAVSEESLAEEGPPAGVEEIGFLGTALSASYYDRATEQVIRYQAKSVPLGLLASVLAGNLSGLLGIGGGIIKVPTMNLLMGIPLKAATATSNFTIGVTAVASAFIYYSRGHIHPFIIAPVVVGVFLGAQAGSRLAQKARNVTLRRIFMLVPLFIGLQMLLKGFNLNLGF